From Lucilia cuprina isolate Lc7/37 chromosome 4, ASM2204524v1, whole genome shotgun sequence:
CCCTCATAAGAACTACTTGTGTGTAGTATGTAATAGGAAAGCActggccaaaaaaaaaaacgtcttgggattaagaaaaaactatagaaaatcaattgaaatgtgtaaatttaaattgatattctaaaataaaacaagtgctaaaaacaacattaaaaaattgtcttaaataaaatttcaagtgggAAAGAAGAAACAATTGACCGTAAGCGAGTATAATCCAATTGTTGTTGCCTTTCTGACTGACTATCAGTCGTATACTATTTATTCTACTGTTTAGTTTATATTGTTAGTCCCTGACAAGAGGAAACgctagaaacatttaaaaaaagaattttcactTGGCCTTGACTTTGAtcgttaaagaaaaatatcttaaGACGAAAATATTGATccacttagagaaaaaatagtttgtatttaaatatgtttattacgTAATAACTAACTTCTCAATGACTACTTCATACCTCCTGCATTTTTTAGAGGGATTTTACTGTGGACTTACAAGCAGCATTATATATAAgtcctttttaattttagtctatagttaagtctaaagtcttgtttatagactagtatgtagtttagtcaatagtctagtttatactattgtctatagtctaatctatagtctacttagtctatagtgtactctagtctatagtctagtctatagtttagtatatagtctagtctatagtctagcctatagtctagtctatattctagtctatagtctagtctatagtctagtctatagtctagtctatagtctagtctatagtctagtctatagtctagtctatagtctagtctatagtctagtctatagtctagtctatagtctagtctatagtctagtctatagtctagtctatagtctagtgtattgtctagtctatagtctagtctataggtacAGTGAAATAGCtcccaaatgaaataacttccaacgAGTAAAACGAAATAAACcccaatttcatcaaaaattaacttttaaaatgaaataactcccaaagtttaaaatgaaataattcccagtaATTGGAAGTTTGGGAGTTTTACAAATGTAAGTCCCAAAAAATGCGAAATAGCTCCCAATGAAACAAATcccaaaaatatgaaattattcccAAGTCGAAGAATCTATTTGCgtaaaataacttccaatgaaataattcccaacagaagtgaaataactcccaactcCTTACGAAAGTGTGGTGGACAGCCGGCTTCTtccaatttcaacaaaatttacagaaatgaaataacttccaatcCATATGAAATATCTcctaatttcttcaaaaaaatgaaataattcccaacaaaaattttattgggagttatttcatttcagtaacattaaaatatgaaataagttccaagaaattgggagttatttcatatgaaataattcccaatttGTATGGACAGTTGATtgggtgttatttcattttatccgttttgagttatttcatttgggagttatttcactgtacctagtctatagtctaatctatggtttagtctatagtctagtgtatagtctagtctatagtctagtctaatctatggtctagtctatagtctagtctatagtatagtctatagtctagtctatagtctagtctatagtctagtctatagtctagtctatagtctagtctacagtctagtttatagtctatagtctagtctacagtctagtctatagtctagtctatagtctagtctatagtgtagtctatagtctagtctatagtctagtctatagtctagtatatagtctagtctatagtctagtctatggtctagtctatagtctagtctacagtctagtttatagtctatagtctagtctataatctaatctacagtctagtctacagtctagtgtacagtctagtctatagtcaagtctatagtctagtctatagtctaatctacagtctagtttatagtctagactatagtctagcctataatctagtctagcctattgtctagtctatagtctactctagcctatagtctagtctatagtctagtctagcccatagtctagtttatagtaaatattctagtttataatctagtctatagtgtaatctagaTCCTAGTCAATATTACAGACCATAGTATAATCTAGAGTTTAGTttgtggtctagtctagtctacagtccaatCAATAGTTAGGACTTAAGTCTCGTCTAATttagagtctagtatatagtctagtctgcttCTTCTGCTAAAGCAAAACTATTTCTTAACAGTCCTAGGGAACAATGCCAGCATTTTCTTTCAAGTGTATTTacgtatataatttaaatttcttaaacttttaGTCATAATCCAACGCACTTGTTTTCCTTAATTAACCACCgataaaacaatagaaaaacaattgtaaaacatgtttaaattttaactgtCTTCCTAATTGGATTTAAAGAATTAGTAGCAACTTAAACAAATACTTAACACAAAACTTGTGTATATAAAGGGAATATTTCTTACAAATCAAACAGTTTGACGGCTTTCTGTCGGTCTATTGACGAACGCGGATAGGAATAtcggtaaaaaaataatattccaaggaaatagttttaaattggAACAAAAGTgtagaaattaacaaaatattaaagctCAAATTATGGGAACAATATAAACTCAAAGGACTCAACGTACagttttattattccaaaaCTTTTAACTGCTAACGGTTCCAATCAAATATACAAAATGGATAAATTCAATCCTCCCTCGTTCGCTTACCTACGTGGTGGCCGTAATGTTAGCTTGGCCGAAAGTGTACCGGCTGATATTATGCATATGGTAGATCCATACTGGTATCAGTGGCCACCAATGGAACCTATATGGTTTGGCATAATCGGTTTCGTCATCACCATCCTGGGCATTATGTCGTTGAGTGGCAATTTTATTGTCATCTATATTTTTACATCCGCCAAATCGTTGCGTACACCCTCCAATATGTTTGTAGTGAATTTGGCATTTTCCGATTTCATGATGATGTTCACCATGTTCCCGCCCGTCGTGCTCAATGGTTTCTATGGCACCTGGATTATGGGCCCGTTCTGGTGCGAACTGTATGGTTTATTTGGTTCGCTCTTCGGTTGTGTATCGATTTGGTCAATGACCTTAATTGCTTATGATCGTTATTGTGTTATTGTTAAGGGTTTAGCGCGTAAACCTTTGACTATAACATCGGCCGTCATACGTTTGATGTGTATTTGGAGTATTTGCCTGTTATGGGCGATTTTCCCTATGGTCGGTTGGAATCGTTATGTACCCGAGGGTAATATGACAGCATGTGGTACAGATTATTTTGCCAAAGATTGGTATAATCGTTCGTATATTATTGTCTACTCTGTGTGGGTGTATTTAACGCCATTATTGACGATTATCTTTTCGTATTATCATATTATGAAggtaattaagtttaaaattttataatttcgcaagaaacttatttcaaaatgcatttttaaaacgTTCACTTGCAATATTTTACGAAAAGTTTGCGATCATTAATgtgtttctttaataaaattaattgtataatCTGAAAGTTTGTGATATGACAAAAGCTAAACCT
This genomic window contains:
- the LOC111691032 gene encoding opsin Rh6 produces the protein MDKFNPPSFAYLRGGRNVSLAESVPADIMHMVDPYWYQWPPMEPIWFGIIGFVITILGIMSLSGNFIVIYIFTSAKSLRTPSNMFVVNLAFSDFMMMFTMFPPVVLNGFYGTWIMGPFWCELYGLFGSLFGCVSIWSMTLIAYDRYCVIVKGLARKPLTITSAVIRLMCIWSICLLWAIFPMVGWNRYVPEGNMTACGTDYFAKDWYNRSYIIVYSVWVYLTPLLTIIFSYYHIMKAVRVHEQAMREQAKKMNVASLRNSEADKGKSVEIKLAKVALVTISLWFLAWTPYTIINFAGIFETMALSPLSTICGSVFAKANSVCNPIVYGLSHPKYKQVLKEKIPCLACGKDDTASDSRTQATTEISESAA